The Thomasclavelia ramosa DSM 1402 genome includes a region encoding these proteins:
- the lepB gene encoding signal peptidase I, with the protein MKEATQSKKSILLEYLKVIVLTLVITYGVLYFIQISRVQMTSMVPTFKEGNIVLVDKVLYKNSSPQRNDIVIVDYKDANQKEKHIIKRVIAIGGDHVEIKDNIVYLNGKKLDENYVNGVMANNEDMSINIPEGKVFVMGDNRNNSLDSRRLGYFDFKEDVVGKVFFTVPFS; encoded by the coding sequence ATGAAAGAGGCTACACAAAGTAAAAAAAGTATTTTATTAGAATATTTAAAAGTAATTGTGCTCACTTTAGTGATTACATATGGAGTATTGTATTTTATTCAAATATCAAGAGTTCAAATGACTTCAATGGTCCCTACATTTAAAGAGGGAAACATTGTTTTGGTAGACAAGGTATTGTATAAAAATAGTAGTCCTCAGCGAAATGATATCGTAATTGTTGATTATAAAGATGCAAATCAAAAAGAGAAGCATATTATCAAACGAGTTATAGCTATTGGTGGAGATCATGTTGAAATTAAAGATAATATAGTATATCTAAATGGCAAAAAACTTGATGAAAACTATGTCAATGGGGTTATGGCTAATAATGAGGATATGTCGATCAATATTCCTGAAGGTAAAGTTTTTGTTATGGGCGATAATCGTAATAATAGTCTTGATTCGCGGCGTTTGGGTTATTTTGATTTCAAAGAAGATGTAGTTGGTAAGGTTTTCTTTACGGTTCCGTTCTCTTAA
- a CDS encoding D-alanyl-D-alanine carboxypeptidase family protein has protein sequence MKKLLITLLVVCLLPISRVQALDNDVTPNAKSAILIEANSRQILYDKNAEEKLYPASTTKIMTMILMFEALRNKKISFDDEITTSKYAASMGGSQVYLEVGESLSLKDMFKSIAIASANDASVAVAEHIAGSINKFVEMMNDKAKKLGLKNTHFKNATGLHDPDHYTCAHDLAIMAAYLIEIGGEDLFAVTSLYDSYIREDTKQSFWLVNTNKLLKLYNGVDGLKTGYTKEAGYCLVTTAQRDGQRIIGVLMKETAPKTRNEEMCSLLDYGFNNYKQVTIFKKDTLIEQHLVDKMDNLTIDVKCKKDIVYTKAKSADAKVSTKVNYKENFLPVKQGDVIGTLDVIVDGKTIATYDVYSDTNASKSTYLSKTIKTLKYLF, from the coding sequence ATGAAAAAATTACTAATAACCCTACTGGTAGTATGCTTACTACCAATCTCTAGAGTTCAAGCATTGGACAATGATGTTACTCCTAATGCAAAGTCTGCAATCTTGATTGAGGCAAATTCACGGCAAATTCTCTACGATAAAAATGCTGAAGAAAAGCTTTATCCTGCTTCAACAACTAAGATCATGACAATGATTTTAATGTTTGAGGCCCTACGAAATAAAAAAATATCATTTGATGATGAAATTACTACTTCAAAATATGCAGCTAGTATGGGCGGAAGTCAAGTTTACTTGGAAGTTGGTGAAAGTTTATCTTTAAAAGATATGTTTAAATCAATTGCTATCGCTAGTGCTAATGATGCTAGTGTGGCAGTAGCTGAACATATTGCTGGAAGTATTAATAAGTTTGTAGAGATGATGAATGATAAGGCTAAAAAATTAGGTTTAAAGAATACTCATTTTAAAAATGCAACCGGTCTACATGATCCCGATCACTACACTTGTGCTCATGATTTAGCAATAATGGCTGCCTATCTAATTGAAATCGGCGGTGAAGACTTATTTGCTGTAACGTCATTGTATGATAGTTATATTCGTGAAGATACGAAACAAAGCTTTTGGCTAGTCAATACTAATAAATTGTTAAAGTTATATAATGGTGTTGATGGTCTAAAAACTGGATATACAAAAGAAGCTGGTTATTGCTTAGTTACCACTGCACAGCGTGATGGTCAAAGAATTATTGGTGTCCTAATGAAAGAAACAGCTCCAAAAACAAGAAATGAAGAAATGTGTAGTTTACTGGATTATGGTTTTAATAATTATAAGCAAGTTACCATTTTTAAAAAAGATACTTTAATTGAACAGCATCTAGTTGATAAAATGGATAACCTGACTATTGATGTCAAATGTAAGAAAGATATAGTATATACTAAAGCAAAAAGCGCTGATGCTAAAGTTTCTACTAAAGTAAACTATAAAGAAAATTTCTTACCGGTTAAACAAGGTGATGTTATTGGCACATTAGATGTCATTGTTGATGGCAAAACAATTGCTACCTATGATGTTTATAGTGACACTAATGCTTCTAAATCAACATATCTATCAAAAACAATTAAAACATTAAAATATTTATTTTAA
- a CDS encoding STAS domain-containing protein (This anti-anti-sigma factor, or anti-sigma factor antagonist, belongs to a family that includes characterized members SpoIIAA, RsbV, RsfA, and RsfB.), translated as MENKIEYKILDDKVIVYFYGELSCSNVVKYRSLLNSILDKGNGPVYFDFLHTNFIDSSGIGLVLGRYNQLKLDDRQLYLANLSKTSYKVFELSGMFDLMEYVEEVKG; from the coding sequence ATGGAAAATAAGATTGAATACAAGATATTAGATGATAAAGTTATCGTCTATTTTTATGGCGAACTTAGCTGCAGTAATGTTGTTAAATATCGCAGCTTACTAAATAGTATTTTAGATAAGGGCAATGGACCTGTCTATTTTGATTTTTTACATACTAATTTTATTGATAGTTCAGGCATTGGATTAGTTTTAGGACGTTATAATCAATTGAAATTAGATGATCGCCAATTATATTTAGCAAATTTATCAAAAACATCTTATAAAGTTTTTGAATTATCAGGAATGTTTGATTTGATGGAATATGTAGAGGAGGTAAAAGGATAA
- the spoIIAB gene encoding anti-sigma F factor — protein MNQMELSFNARIENEPFARTSVASFITSLNPTIDELVEIKTIISEGVSNAIIHGYQNNPECKVIIKVTIEDNRQIKIIIQDYGKGIEDIDEAKIPMYTSLKELEHAGMGLTIIEALCDNLEIHSTPDLGTKLTIKKQLKDSNLG, from the coding sequence ATGAACCAGATGGAGTTAAGTTTTAACGCTAGAATTGAAAATGAGCCCTTTGCGCGAACTAGCGTTGCATCATTTATTACCTCATTAAATCCTACAATCGATGAATTAGTTGAAATAAAAACAATCATTAGTGAAGGGGTTAGTAATGCCATTATCCATGGTTATCAAAATAATCCTGAATGTAAGGTAATTATTAAAGTAACAATAGAAGACAATCGTCAAATTAAAATCATTATCCAAGATTATGGAAAAGGAATTGAAGATATTGATGAAGCAAAAATACCTATGTATACCTCATTAAAAGAATTAGAACATGCGGGGATGGGGTTAACCATTATAGAAGCCCTTTGCGATAATTTAGAAATACATTCAACACCGGATTTAGGAACTAAACTAACTATTAAGAAACAATTGAAAGACTCTAACCTTGGCTAA
- a CDS encoding SigB/SigF/SigG family RNA polymerase sigma factor, translating into MAKSNTIELIEQAHRGDDRAKELVVSQNLGLVWSIVHRFKNNYYDKEDLFQIGCIGLMKAVNNFDTNYGVQFSTYAVPIIMGEIKRYFRDDGTIKVSRSLKELNLKINKARELLTNQTGQDPTVEQIAAYLDVDVQDVVEAIDSSYYPTSLSEPIYEKDGSSISMEERIENKHNKMWFEKIALEMEIDKLDEKEKLILYMRYQLDFNQERVAQRLNISQVQVSRLEKKIIAKLRSHLNEQ; encoded by the coding sequence TTGGCTAAAAGTAATACTATTGAACTGATTGAACAAGCACATCGCGGGGATGATCGTGCTAAAGAATTAGTTGTCAGTCAAAATCTTGGACTAGTTTGGTCAATAGTCCATCGTTTCAAAAATAATTATTATGATAAAGAAGATCTTTTTCAAATTGGATGTATTGGTTTGATGAAAGCTGTTAATAACTTTGATACTAACTATGGGGTACAATTCTCTACATATGCAGTACCAATCATCATGGGTGAAATCAAACGTTATTTTAGAGATGATGGGACAATTAAAGTGAGTCGCTCTTTAAAAGAACTTAATTTAAAAATAAATAAAGCTCGTGAATTACTAACTAATCAAACCGGTCAAGATCCAACAGTTGAACAAATTGCAGCTTATTTAGATGTTGATGTTCAAGATGTTGTTGAGGCAATTGACTCATCTTATTATCCAACCTCATTAAGTGAACCAATTTATGAAAAGGACGGTTCTTCTATTTCAATGGAGGAACGAATTGAAAATAAACATAATAAGATGTGGTTTGAAAAAATTGCATTAGAGATGGAAATTGATAAACTTGATGAAAAAGAGAAGTTAATTCTTTATATGCGTTATCAGCTTGATTTTAATCAAGAGCGAGTCGCTCAGCGTTTAAATATTTCCCAAGTTCAAGTATCAAGATTAGAAAAGAAAATTATTGCAAAATTACGTAGTCATTTAAATGAACAGTAA